A portion of the Podospora pseudoanserina strain CBS 124.78 chromosome 2, whole genome shotgun sequence genome contains these proteins:
- a CDS encoding hypothetical protein (COG:V; EggNog:ENOG503P09X), protein MACPTHILVTGATGFIGAHVVDMLLSRGFRVTTRSKAKGEAMLAARPRATQASRLDCVVIDDFLGPELDLASTLKGGIDAIVHVASPFTYDTQNNEAELILPAINGVKAVLSAAAEAQTVKRVVITSSFAAVLDVERARKASQYFTYTADDWNPLTYDEAADPKTSAVVAYRWSKKFAELAAWEFVNNFECRGGGLSFDLVTLCPPMTFGPVVHPVVGGPLGLNDSNSQLWKVAIASQQGNELPVARVPFWVDVRDLAQAHVEALLRPEAGGKRYLVSSQERLTYEMAAEIIEHEFPNFVRPEGAPVVERQVVNESHSIDGETAARELGISYRACQETVVDLMRQVGAM, encoded by the exons ATGGCTTGCCC CACCCACATCCTCGTTACAGGCGCCACCGGCTTCATCGGCGCGCATGTTGTGGACATGCTGCTTTCCCGTGGCTTTAGG GTAACTACTCGGTCCAAAGCCAAAGGCGAGGCCATGTTGGCAGCTCGTCCTCGAGCCACCCAGGCATCTCGTCTTGACTGTGTCGTCATTGACGACTTTTTAGGGCCAGAGCTGGACCTTGCTTCAACGTTGAAAGGTGGCATTGATGCCATCGTTCATGTGGCCTCCCCTTTCACATACGACACTCAAAATAACGAGGCAGAGCTGATACTACCTGCCATCAACGGGGTCAAGGCTGTCTTGTCTGCGGCCGCGGAAGCACAAACGGTGAAACGGGTGGTGATCACATCAAGCTTCGCTGCAGTActtgatgttgagagggCGCGGAAGGCGTCTCAGTACTTTACCTACACGGCGGACGACTGGAACCCCCTTACGTACGATGAAGCGGCCGATCCAAAGACAAGCGCGGTGGTGGCATATCGATGGAGCAAGAAGTTTGCCGAACTGGCGGCGTGGGAATTTGTGAATAATTTCGAGTGtcgtgggggtgggttgagtTTTGACTTGGTCACCTTGTGTCCCCCCATGACGTTTGGGCCTGTGGTTCATCCCGTGGTTGGTGGGCCTTTGGGGCTAAATGATAGCAACAGCCAGCTGTGGAAGGTTGCGATTGCGAGCCAGCAAGGAAATGAGCTTCCTGTCGCGAGAGTACCATTCTGGGTTGATGTAAGGGATCTGGCGCAGGCGCACGTCGAAGCACTTCTTCGGCCAGAAGCAGGGGGCAAACGGTACCTGGTTTCTTCCCAGGAGAGATTAACGTATGAAATGGCAGCCGAGATCATCGAGCACGAGTTTCCCAATTTTGTGAGACCAGAGGGGGCGCCAGTGGTGGAGAGGCAGGTGGTCAACGAGAGCCACAGTATTGATGGCGAGACAGCGGCGAGGGAGCTGGGCATCTCATATCGCGCTTGTCAAGAGACAGTGGTGGACTTAATGAGGCAGGTTGGTGCAATGTAG
- the MUS18 gene encoding UV-damage endonuclease (COG:L; EggNog:ENOG503NXY6), whose product MARKAGSVCKQVSNPESPIRPQVLLRRSNRNLAQSQKMTDEEDESREIQGKILGIRKGADSGNATEATAEDVQSSGKEGLRFAIEGLARMERRLQRATKRQKLKVEETHLTETLDEDEYKPPDEVTTAGWKQRHQNPGVSKQPDRQDRAQRGMFGGEGLDLKDEAPVATEEALDTVKRGAARPPPVNSHYLPLPWRGRLGYACLNTYLRTAKPPVFSSRTCRMASIIDHRYPLADPDQPEHATKNRPDKSKAVDHELGVRFVQNLGLQNAADIVKMIRWNDKYGIKFMRLSSEMFPFASHAEHGYKLAPFASDILAEVGRVAAELGHRLTTHPGQFTQLGSPRKEVIEASVRDLAYHDEMLSLLRLPGQQDRDAVMILHMGGVYGDKAATLDRFRANYAELSPSIKNRLVLENDDVSWSVHDLLPVCEELNIPLVLDYHHHNIIFDPSKCREGTLDISQPEIMERITATWRRKGITQKMHYSEPCPGAVTPRDRRKHSPRVMTLPPCPPDMDLMIEAKDKEQAVFELMRTFKLPGFEKVNDMVPHERFDEPRPVPRVASATKSKKSKTGANVRRKRAVDEEEPAEADDTAVAESDAIKTEAAQVSEVTVTVLEFGMGGPDNRVYWPPGMEEWLKPRKRQSNKSTKSGKRDLEEDDEDTGENMEEAEGI is encoded by the exons atggcccGCAAAGCTGGATCCGTGTGCAAACAGGTGTCTAACCCCGAGTCTCCCATCCGCCCCCAGGTACTTCTTCGCCGCTCGAACCGCAATCTCGCCCAAAGCCAAAAGATgacagacgaggaggatgagtcCCGCGAGATTCAGGGAAAGATACTGGGCATCAGGAAGGGGGCCGACTCGGGGAATGCCACAGAGGCCACAGCTGAGGATGTTCAGTCTTCGGGCAAAGAAGGGCTCAGGTTTGCCATTGAAGGTCTGGCTCGGATGGAGCGCCGGCTGCAGCGGGCTACAAAGCGGCAGAAATTGAAGGTGGAAGAAACACATCTCACTGAGACgctcgacgaggacgagtACAAGCCGCCGGACGAGGTCACCACTGCTGGCTGGAAGCAGCGACATCAGAACCCTGGTGTGTCGAAGCAACCAGACCGTCAGGACCGGGCTCAAAGAGGTATgtttggcggcgagggccTTGATCTGAAAGACGAAGCACCAGTGGCTACTGAAGAGGCACTCGACACGGTCAAACGAGGAGCCGCACGACCTCCTCCCGTCAACAGTCACTATCTTCCGCTGCCTTGGAGAGGCCGGCTCGGCTAT GCATGTCTCAACACCTACCTGCGAACCGCCAAGCCGCCAGTCTTCAGTTCCCGCACATGTCGCATGGCGTCCATCATCGACCACCGGTATCCGCTCGCCGACCCGGACCAACCCGAGCATGCAACCAAGAACAGGCCGGACAAGTCCAAGGCGGTCGATCATGAACTGGGGGTCCGCTTTGTGCAGAATCTTGGGCTTCAGAATGCAGCCGATATCGTCAAAATGATACGGTGGAACGACAAGTACGGCATCAAGTTTATGCGCCTCAGCTCCGAGATGTTTCCCTTTGCCAGTCATGCTGAACACGGGTACAAACTGGCACCCTTTGCATCAGACATTCTGGCCGAGGTAGGGAGAGTGGCTGCCGAGCTCGGCCACCGTCTCACGACACATCCCGGCCAG TTTACCCAGCTCGGATCTCCCCGCAAGGAAGTCATCGAGGCTTCCGTTCGAGACCTTGCGTATCACGATGAGATGCTATCCCTCCTGCGGCTACCGGGGCAGCAAGATCGCGATGCCGTCATGATCCTTCACATGGGTGGGGTTTATGGAGACAAGGCCGCGACTCTGGATCGATTCCGTGCCAACTATGCCGAGCTCTCCCCATCGATCAAGAATCGGTTAGTTCTTGAGAATGACGACGTTTCTTGGAGTGTTCATGACCTGCTGCCTGTCTGCGAAGAACTCAACATTCCACTCGTACTcgattaccaccaccacaacatcatcttcGACCCTTCAAAGTGCCGAGAGGGGACGCTGGACATCTCGCAGCCAGAAATCATGGAACGGATCACAGCAACCTGGCGGCGCAAGGGAATCACGCAAAAGATGCACTACAGCGAGCCATGTCCGGGCGCCGTTACACCACGGGACAGGCGCAAGCACAGCCCACGAGTCATGACGCTGCCGCCCTGTCCGCCGGATATGGACCTCATGATTGAAGCCAAGGATAAGGAGCAGGCCGTCTTTGAACTGATGCGTACCTTCAAGCTCCCAGGGTTTGAAAAGGTCAATGACATGGTTCCGCATGAGAGGTTTGACGAGCCAAGACCTGTCCCACGAGTCGCGTCGGCAACAAAGAGTAAGAAGTCCAAAACAGGAGCCAACGTCAGGCGGAAGCGAGCGgtcgatgaagaggagccaGCCGAAGCAGACGACACGGCCGTCGCCGAATCAGATGCCATCAAGACAGAGGCGGCTCAGGTCTCTGAAGTTACGGTCACGGTGCTGGAgtttgggatgggtggtCCCGATAATCGGGTTTACTGGCCACCAGGCATGGAGGAGTGGTTGAAGCCGAGGAAGAGACAATCCAACAAAAGCACCAAATCAGGCAAACGGGAtttggaggaagatgacgaagacACAGGAGAAAATATGGAAGAAGCCGAAGGGATCTAG